The following coding sequences lie in one Pseudomonas syringae CC1557 genomic window:
- a CDS encoding IclR family transcriptional regulator has product MQNDVLPSANITRKEPAPTGTQTLLRGLGVVQAVASGARDLKEIARLIGTTRSTTHRLASCLVEERYLRVVPQVGYLLGPKLIELGFQAREEVPLAILARPYLDRLSELTGDTVHLAVREGDDVLYLHKNPGRNGPEMRSRVGHRMPLVRTGIGKALLLDSALSEWQRLYEVSMPASGRNPLWPAHEQQTWEQLLSRREEYVQGGYAFDLEDNEPSIRCVAAPVRDASKQIVAGISIASTVPYMPLEKMAELVPLIKNIAAELSADLGG; this is encoded by the coding sequence ATGCAAAACGACGTACTCCCCTCTGCAAACATCACCCGCAAGGAACCGGCACCGACCGGTACTCAGACCCTGTTACGCGGGCTGGGCGTGGTTCAGGCGGTGGCCAGTGGCGCACGCGACTTGAAGGAGATCGCTCGGCTGATCGGAACGACGCGCAGCACCACCCACCGTCTGGCCAGTTGCCTGGTTGAGGAGCGCTATCTGCGGGTGGTGCCACAGGTGGGTTATCTGCTCGGGCCGAAACTGATCGAACTGGGGTTTCAGGCGCGCGAAGAAGTGCCGCTGGCGATACTCGCGCGACCGTATCTGGATCGGCTCTCGGAACTGACCGGCGATACCGTGCATCTGGCGGTTCGGGAAGGTGACGACGTGCTTTATCTGCACAAGAACCCCGGTCGCAATGGTCCGGAAATGCGTTCACGGGTCGGGCACCGCATGCCGCTGGTGCGGACCGGGATCGGCAAGGCATTGCTGCTGGACAGTGCGTTATCAGAGTGGCAGCGGTTGTATGAGGTCAGCATGCCAGCGTCGGGCAGGAACCCGCTGTGGCCTGCTCATGAGCAGCAAACCTGGGAACAGTTGCTGTCGCGGAGGGAAGAGTACGTGCAGGGTGGTTATGCGTTTGATCTGGAAGACAACGAACCGTCGATTCGTTGCGTGGCAGCGCCGGTACGGGATGCCAGCAAACAGATTGTTGCTGGCATCAGTATCGCCAGTACCGTGCCCTACATGCCGCTGGAGAAAATGGCCGAGCTGGTTCCGCTGATCAAGAACATCGCAGCGGAACTCTCGGCCGATCTCGGCGGCTGA
- a CDS encoding AraC family transcriptional regulator yields the protein MTLAFPPDGNATLVSLIKPLAVRPGFVATHLPEVRVLSAFGYVASSPQIYEPSLMIMVQGSKVACLGPRTFEYGTGHYLIQALSVPFKCETFATPDKPLYGVSVAIDRVLLGELVQALGPASVQESEVQTPESMTSVLIDNAMRDSVERLLRCLHDPLECQAMGQSRVRDVLYSALRGPQSGVLRALVEQQGQFARIASAVTYLHEHYDHALNVDTLARCANMSTSTFHEHFKRSTLLSPVQYLKRLRLLKAQQLLVAEGLGVAQVALKVGYQSASQFSREYKRYFERSPGEESSNLRVPA from the coding sequence ATGACGCTTGCGTTTCCCCCTGATGGCAATGCCACACTCGTCTCCCTGATCAAACCCCTCGCGGTTCGCCCCGGCTTTGTGGCTACCCATCTGCCTGAGGTGCGCGTTCTGTCGGCCTTTGGTTACGTGGCCAGCAGCCCGCAGATCTACGAGCCAAGCCTGATGATCATGGTGCAGGGCAGCAAGGTCGCCTGCCTGGGGCCGCGCACGTTCGAATATGGCACCGGGCATTACCTGATTCAGGCGCTTTCCGTGCCGTTCAAGTGCGAAACCTTCGCCACCCCCGACAAGCCGCTTTACGGCGTCTCAGTGGCCATCGACCGGGTGTTGCTGGGTGAGCTGGTGCAGGCGCTGGGCCCGGCGAGCGTGCAGGAAAGCGAGGTGCAGACGCCGGAATCGATGACCTCGGTATTGATCGACAATGCAATGCGCGACAGTGTCGAGCGTCTGCTGCGCTGCCTGCATGATCCGCTGGAGTGTCAGGCAATGGGGCAGTCACGGGTTCGCGACGTGTTGTACAGCGCACTGCGTGGTCCACAGTCAGGTGTGTTGCGCGCGCTGGTCGAGCAGCAGGGGCAATTCGCGCGAATAGCCTCTGCAGTCACCTACCTGCACGAGCATTATGATCACGCGCTGAATGTCGACACCCTGGCACGCTGCGCCAATATGAGTACCTCGACCTTTCACGAACACTTCAAACGCAGCACGCTGCTGTCGCCCGTGCAGTACCTCAAACGCCTGCGCCTGCTCAAGGCTCAGCAATTGCTGGTCGCCGAGGGCCTGGGTGTGGCGCAGGTCGCGTTGAAGGTCGGCTATCAAAGCGCGTCGCAGTTCAGTCGTGAATACAAGCGCTATTTCGAGCGCAGCCCGGGGGAGGAGAGCAGCAACCTGCGTGTCCCTGCCTGA
- a CDS encoding NAD(P)-dependent alcohol dehydrogenase — MYTAIGYAAQSATAPLAPMTFERRAPRADDVAIEILYCGVCHSDIHQARNEWGIAVYPLMPGHEIVGRVTATGANATKYKVGDMVGVGCMVDSCRECSACKSDLEQYCLEGPTMTYATPDRVDGSNTMGGYSNSIVVAEHFVVRVPEKLDPAAAAPILCAGITTYSPLKHYGVKAGDKVGILGMGGLGHMGIKFAKAMGAEVTLFTRSAAKAQEAHRQGADHVIVSTDAEQMKAAAGHFDFLLDTIPVQHDLNPYLETLRFDGAHILVGLIEPIEPPVHAANLVMSRRVLAGSLIGGIAETQEVLDFCAENDITCDIEMLDIRNINEAYERMLAGDVKYRFVIDMATLKA, encoded by the coding sequence ATGTACACAGCTATCGGTTACGCCGCTCAGTCAGCCACCGCCCCCCTCGCCCCGATGACCTTCGAACGTCGCGCTCCGCGTGCCGACGACGTTGCCATCGAAATCCTCTACTGCGGCGTCTGCCACTCCGACATTCACCAGGCACGCAACGAGTGGGGCATTGCCGTTTACCCGCTGATGCCAGGCCACGAAATCGTCGGTCGCGTCACCGCCACTGGCGCCAATGCCACCAAATACAAAGTCGGAGACATGGTCGGCGTCGGCTGCATGGTCGACTCCTGCCGTGAATGCTCGGCCTGTAAATCGGACCTCGAACAGTATTGCCTGGAAGGCCCGACCATGACTTACGCCACGCCAGACCGCGTGGACGGCAGCAACACCATGGGCGGTTACTCGAACAGCATCGTGGTTGCCGAGCATTTCGTCGTGCGCGTTCCAGAGAAGCTCGACCCGGCCGCCGCTGCGCCGATTCTGTGTGCAGGCATCACCACCTATTCGCCACTCAAGCACTATGGCGTCAAGGCTGGCGACAAGGTTGGCATTCTGGGCATGGGCGGTCTCGGCCATATGGGCATCAAGTTCGCCAAGGCGATGGGCGCTGAAGTCACGCTGTTCACCCGCTCCGCAGCCAAGGCTCAGGAAGCACATCGCCAGGGCGCTGATCATGTGATCGTGTCGACCGACGCAGAACAGATGAAGGCCGCTGCCGGGCACTTCGACTTCCTGCTCGACACCATTCCGGTCCAGCACGACCTGAACCCCTACCTGGAAACCCTGCGTTTCGACGGCGCGCACATTCTGGTCGGTCTGATCGAGCCTATCGAGCCGCCAGTACACGCAGCCAATCTGGTGATGAGCCGTCGCGTACTGGCCGGTTCATTGATCGGTGGTATTGCCGAAACCCAGGAAGTACTGGATTTCTGCGCCGAGAACGACATCACCTGCGACATCGAAATGCTCGACATCCGCAACATCAACGAAGCCTACGAGCGTATGCTGGCCGGTGACGTGAAGTACCGTTTCGTGATCGACATGGCCACGCTGAAGGCCTGA